The Afipia massiliensis genome has a segment encoding these proteins:
- a CDS encoding ATP-binding protein produces the protein MTDLAEKYRPHGFAAVVGQEQAIKKLRVQLGSPRPQPVLISGAAGSGKNTLGLIYAKALLCAQASGVEACGSCTNCNSFVSKTATDYTYFPVGETSTVDDVLGLIQKAKMAPWEAKLRVALLDEVHDLSTRAFEALLSVLEAPPRWSTFILLTNKPKKIPDPILQRLVEIQVHPLTPEIATGYLKTICDSESLESDPEALLLIHAATEGSPRKMLRIIEAVRSLGRISEENVRHELRLDVADALTAYSQALVEGDLQRQINIIDGWRLLPSDKCRLIHQFMTFVYFNIVRRIDRPDAIMRGFRPGLMEDFSRFVEAAQDRLDIEKNQIWQDVIGQFSPSGSETAHQLMMIVSSVHDMLSAPQISRGRILPKPTLEARLRVAQPPARTVSYAMWRSVKAIWDAGSFLPQQYGALFNVRLSIYHTGTSERDHVQGSQMVSDLTHQIGMRLADRWPEASKGKYHWIYRHEADGEGRLVTRLLIAVPDLLAQDVITWMNERFFSSRRDLLDGIGFSYSYRLSGSAAARLRFHWYSIRILSRSLDPQVTARGRDGDLVPLVDLLNIPRRLRKEQGQILCQQARGSSHTLGPNRKRYAAADFVDFLSALNDRAWAHIDIGWELNEHTSRKKETERRARLREAIRAKFQSDDKLAVKRLAEEMANLKLGLSNDPKQMLRGWQGWWPRSKSDCFCGIRTIQ, from the coding sequence ATGACTGACCTTGCAGAGAAATATCGTCCTCATGGCTTCGCCGCCGTCGTTGGGCAAGAGCAAGCGATAAAGAAGCTAAGAGTTCAGTTGGGGTCCCCACGACCGCAGCCGGTTCTGATTTCGGGTGCCGCTGGTTCGGGAAAGAACACGCTCGGACTGATATATGCGAAGGCGCTGCTGTGCGCGCAGGCTTCAGGAGTTGAAGCTTGCGGCAGCTGCACGAACTGCAATTCGTTCGTGTCGAAAACTGCGACCGACTACACTTATTTTCCCGTCGGCGAGACCAGCACCGTTGATGACGTGCTGGGTCTCATTCAAAAGGCAAAAATGGCTCCATGGGAAGCGAAGCTTCGGGTCGCGTTGCTAGATGAGGTTCATGATCTCTCAACGCGCGCTTTTGAGGCTTTGCTGAGTGTTCTCGAGGCTCCACCGCGCTGGTCCACTTTTATTCTTTTGACCAACAAGCCAAAGAAGATTCCAGATCCGATTCTCCAGCGGCTCGTCGAAATCCAGGTGCACCCCTTAACCCCGGAGATCGCAACTGGTTACCTCAAGACCATCTGCGACTCTGAGAGTTTAGAAAGCGATCCTGAAGCGTTGTTGTTAATCCATGCCGCAACGGAGGGCAGCCCTCGAAAGATGTTGCGGATCATTGAGGCCGTTCGGTCCTTGGGCCGGATTAGTGAAGAAAATGTTCGTCACGAATTGCGGCTCGATGTTGCAGACGCTTTGACTGCATATAGCCAGGCACTGGTTGAAGGAGACCTGCAAAGGCAAATCAATATCATCGACGGTTGGCGGTTACTGCCCAGCGACAAGTGCCGTCTGATCCATCAGTTCATGACATTCGTGTACTTTAATATTGTGAGGCGGATAGATCGCCCGGACGCGATTATGCGCGGGTTCCGGCCTGGACTGATGGAGGATTTTTCTAGGTTTGTAGAGGCTGCGCAGGATCGATTGGACATAGAAAAGAATCAGATCTGGCAAGACGTCATCGGTCAATTTAGTCCGAGTGGATCCGAAACGGCGCACCAACTGATGATGATTGTCAGTTCCGTGCATGACATGTTGTCGGCACCTCAAATTTCCCGCGGTAGAATATTGCCCAAGCCGACGTTGGAAGCGCGGCTACGCGTTGCTCAGCCGCCAGCTCGAACGGTCTCCTATGCGATGTGGCGTTCCGTAAAGGCTATATGGGACGCTGGAAGCTTCTTGCCGCAGCAGTATGGGGCGCTCTTCAATGTCCGACTGTCGATATATCATACGGGAACGAGCGAACGAGATCACGTTCAGGGCTCTCAAATGGTCTCTGACCTGACGCATCAGATCGGGATGCGCCTCGCGGACCGATGGCCGGAGGCATCCAAGGGAAAGTATCATTGGATATATCGCCACGAGGCTGATGGTGAGGGCAGGCTGGTCACGCGCCTGCTGATCGCGGTGCCCGATCTGCTGGCGCAAGATGTAATCACGTGGATGAATGAGCGTTTCTTCTCCTCGCGCAGAGACCTTCTTGATGGAATTGGATTCTCGTACTCGTATCGACTGAGCGGAAGCGCCGCAGCGCGCCTTCGGTTCCATTGGTATTCGATCCGGATCCTTAGTCGAAGTCTGGATCCTCAGGTCACCGCGCGAGGGCGAGATGGAGACTTAGTGCCGCTTGTTGACCTTCTGAACATTCCAAGGCGATTGCGTAAGGAGCAGGGACAGATCCTCTGCCAGCAGGCGCGCGGTTCATCACATACGTTAGGTCCCAACAGAAAAAGATACGCAGCCGCGGATTTTGTCGACTTCCTTTCGGCCCTTAACGACCGCGCATGGGCGCACATCGATATAGGTTGGGAACTGAACGAGCATACATCGCGCAAGAAGGAGACTGAGCGCCGAGCGCGGCTTCGTGAGGCTATTCGTGCGAAATTCCAGAGCGATGACAAGCTCGCTGTTAAACGGCTTGCCGAAGAAATGGCCAACCTCAAGCTTGGTCTATCCAACGATCCGAAACAGATGTTGCGTGGGTGGCAGGGGTGGTGGCCGAGGTCAAAAAGTGACTGCTTTTGTGGAATCCGGACTATTCAATAA